GCTCCTGGTATTTACATCGAAGAAGTCGAGCGCGGTAGCCGCCCGATCGAGGGCGTGAGTACTAGCGTAGCTGGATTTGTGGGCTTTACCGAGGATGTGCGCGGTGGGGCTGAATTGTTCAAGCCGATGTTAATTACTAACTGGACTCAATACCTGGAATACTTTTCAAAACCAGGCTCGGATGGGTTCACAGACTTCAATGCCTACTTACCTTTTGCAGTCAGCGGCTGGTTTATCAACGGCGGCGGGCGCTGTTGGGTTGCTAGCATTGGCACTAAACTGCCTGGTACACAGCCACCACCCCCCGAAGAATCTGCCCTCAAAATTACAAGCAGAGCCAAACGTCCTTCCTTGATGTTTAACATCAAGCCTGAAGAAGCTACGAATGGAAGAGTCCTAGTTGCAGTTCAGGAAAGCGAGCCTCTTACCCCACCAGAAGGCTCGGAGGAAGAACCACCCATCAATACAGGCGAATACTTCTCAGTAATCATTCGTCGGGATGAGGAGCAACTCGAAAGGTACGACCACCTCTCAATGAATCCAGAAGTCGATCCTCAAGTGGCAACCTATGTTGTCACTGCTCTCCAGGATTCGCCTTTTGTGACCGTAACCGATATGGCTCAAGCTGGAGGCTCGTTAGCCAATCGACCTGGCAATGGTATCTATGAGGTGAGTGCCCCCCCGTACATTTCTCCCCCAGAACGCTTCACAAGAGATTTGCAAGGGGTACGCGACGACCGCACTGGCGTACAAGGGATTGGCGAAATTGACGAAATTACCATGATGGCTTGTCCAGATCTGATGCGGGCCTACGAAGCGGGACTGCTGGATATGGATCAAGTACATGGTGTCATGGAAATGATGATCAGCAGCGTCGAAAACGCCACGCCCAACCCACCAAACCGCATGGTCGTTATCGATCCGCCGCCCAACCAAGTAAAGCCCCAGCAGGTGGCTCAGTGGTTGAATGCTTTCAATCGCCGTTCTATGTACGCGGCTTTATACTACCCCTGGATCAAAGTTGCTAACCCTCGTAACGGTGGCAGACCAATTGCGGTTCCCCCCTGCGGTCACATGATGGGAGTTTGGGCGCGTACCGATGAGACACGAGGAGTTTTTAAAGCACCTGCTAATGACATTCCCAGAGGTGTGATAGGTCTAAATTACGATACAAACTTCCGCGAACAAGAGTTACTGAACCCTCTAGGCATCAACTGTATCCGCAGCTTCCCGAACCGAGGCATCCGTGTCTGGGGCGCTCGTACCTTAGTTGAACCCGATAATACTCCTTGGCGCTACATTCCTGTACGCCGTCTGATGAGCTACATTGAGAAATCGATTGAATTGGGTACTCAGTGGGTTGTATTCGAACCTAACGATGCAACTTTGTGGTATCGCGTAACGCGGACGGTGAGCAATTTCTTGGAGCGAATTTGGCGTGACGGTGCCTTGTTTGGAGGTACTCCGGATGAAGCGTT
This region of Microcoleus sp. FACHB-831 genomic DNA includes:
- a CDS encoding phage tail sheath C-terminal domain-containing protein; its protein translation is MARLDYFAPGIYIEEVERGSRPIEGVSTSVAGFVGFTEDVRGGAELFKPMLITNWTQYLEYFSKPGSDGFTDFNAYLPFAVSGWFINGGGRCWVASIGTKLPGTQPPPPEESALKITSRAKRPSLMFNIKPEEATNGRVLVAVQESEPLTPPEGSEEEPPINTGEYFSVIIRRDEEQLERYDHLSMNPEVDPQVATYVVTALQDSPFVTVTDMAQAGGSLANRPGNGIYEVSAPPYISPPERFTRDLQGVRDDRTGVQGIGEIDEITMMACPDLMRAYEAGLLDMDQVHGVMEMMISSVENATPNPPNRMVVIDPPPNQVKPQQVAQWLNAFNRRSMYAALYYPWIKVANPRNGGRPIAVPPCGHMMGVWARTDETRGVFKAPANDIPRGVIGLNYDTNFREQELLNPLGINCIRSFPNRGIRVWGARTLVEPDNTPWRYIPVRRLMSYIEKSIELGTQWVVFEPNDATLWYRVTRTVSNFLERIWRDGALFGGTPDEAFYVKCDESINTPETIMLGRLYIEVGVSPVRPAEFVIFRIGQWSPSDS